The following proteins come from a genomic window of Populus nigra chromosome 6, ddPopNigr1.1, whole genome shotgun sequence:
- the LOC133695966 gene encoding probable protein phosphatase 2C 35, with amino-acid sequence MGCVNGKCCSRYPSSTDSDSGGYGEMGSCRNATNKHILTQRSLEIVPVPSQNYELQYSVLTQRGYYPNSPDKENQDSFCIRTQIQGNPNVHFFGVFDGHGHFGTECSRFVKDRLAEILANDPTLLDDPVKAYNSAFLMTNYELHSSEIDDSMSGTTAITVLVIGDAIYVANVGDSRAVLAVKNGNRIVAENLSSDQTPFRKDEYERVKLCGARVLSVDQVEGLKDPDIQAWGDEESQGGDPPRLWVQNGMYPGTAFTRSVGDSTAEKIGVISVPEVSMVRLTPNHLFFVVASDGVFEFLSSQTVVDMVARYTDSRDACAAIAGESYKIWLEHENRTDDITIIIVHIKGLSNSGAGDTDGTTGANRNPTSSRTGRGSSDSSAASGSELYRSIRSEFTDLQLSMNRSPAIVVPSPSPSQPWELDGG; translated from the exons ATGGGTTGTGTTAATGGCAAGTGTTGTAGCAGGTACCCATCGTCAACAGATAGTGATTCAGGGGGATACGGTGAAATGGGTTCATGTAGGAATGCTACCAACAAGCATATACTTACACAAAGATCACTAGAGATTGTTCCTGTCCCTTCACAAAACTATGAATTGCAGTACTCTGTCTTAACACAGAGAGGTTACTATCCTAACTCGCCAGATAAGGAAAACCAGGATAGTTTTTGCATTAGAACCCAAATTCAAGGTAACCCAAATGTACATTTCTTTGGTGTGTTTGATGGGCATGGTCATTTTGGTACTGAATGTTCCAGGTTTGTTAAGGATAGGTTAGCTGAGATATTAGCAAATGATCCCACGTTGTTGGATGACCCTGTTAAAGCTTATAATTCAGCATTCTTAATGACAAACTATGAGTTACATAGTAGTGAGATTGATGATTCAATGAGTGGTACAACAGCAATAACAGTTCTTGTTATTGGAGATGCAATTTATGTTGCTAATGTGGGTGATTCGAGAGCAGTGCTTGCTGTTAAGAATGGGAATAGGATTGTAGCAGAGAATTTGTCTAGTGATCAAACACCGTTTAGGAAAGACGAATATGAAAGAGTTAAGCTTTGTGGTGCTAGGGTACTGAGTGTTGATCAAGTGGAAGGACTTAAGGATCCAGATATACAGGCGTGGGGTGATGAGGAAAGTCAAGGGGGTGATCCTCCAAGATTGTGGGTGCAAAACGGGATGTATCCAGGAACAGCATTTACAAGGAGTGTAGGGGATAGTACAGCTGAGAAAATTGGTGTTATTTCTGTTCCAGAGGTGTCTATGGTTCGCCTTACTcctaatcatttgttttttgttgttgcaaGTGATGGAGTTTTCGAGTTCCTCTCCAGCCAGACTGTTGTAGATATG GTGGCAAGATACACAGATTCCCGAGATGCTTGTGCAGCCATTGCTGGGGAGTCATACAAAATATGGTTGGAACATGAAAACAGGACAGATGATATTACGATCATTATTGTTCACATCAAGGGCTTATCTAAT TCAGGTGCTGGTGACACAGATGGAACCACTGGAGCTAATAGGAATCCCACAAGTTCAAGGACAGGAAGAGGATCTTCTGACAGCTCTGCTGCCTCTGGATCAGAACTATACCGATCAATAAGAAGTGAATTTACAGATCTGCAACTTTCCATGAATCGAAGCCCAGCTATTGTTGTtccatctccatctccatctcAGCCCTGGGAATTG GATGGGGGTTAG
- the LOC133696750 gene encoding SAC3 family protein B has product MSSGFGKKAGPTPSSLSESPFGPPQPPFPHFPPRGSEAVRSPPITYQDPFLATTPYQSTGIPRRPEAVERSRSPPSRPTTTPSYPSSEPSFNQFPPSRWVNEQGSLFNDASAVASFVASRNSGTIVTAKGARFQDLKRARSPPPHSIDEGIARNPTQNFIPSPSDFHAGSGNHSVPPRTRSPPLAFESNKTAKHASRPFGEGQQPTLPPSAWDDQPKLPGNYPDLLAHQDPSVLSYAGSHDSIHASKRTRSPPVSPATEVPHNNNLPVQKEYKRTSMSPPRLGSRSNAIFSTSNSQIPQRNFPSVNATVDAAPTKTTNFAMSKRTRSPPFSLADKVSLENSYSTQDDAEREIQAKAKRLARFKAELSDDFENSRDAADQKISASGREQAVVGRQNFYDGHSIESAGDLSNSNISPEFDGSETPTIIVGLCPDMCPESERVERERKGDLDHYERLDGERNQTNKFLAVKKYNRMAEREANFIRPLPILQKTIDYLINLLDQPYNDNFLGMYNFLWDRMRAIRMDLRMQHIFSQESITMLEQMIRLHIIAMHELCKYKTGEGSIEGFDAHLNIEQMNKTSVELFQMYDDHRRKGINVPTEKEFRGYYALLKLDKHPGYKVEPAELSLDLAKMTPEIRQTPEVLFARNVARACRTGNFIAFFRLARKASYLQACLMHAHFAKLRTQALASLHSGLQNNQGLPVGLIAKWLAMEEVEKLLEYHGFAIREFEEPYMVKDGLFLNADKDYPIKCSNLVHMKKSKRIVDDVSPPSQRVPLPAEAAKEIQPLMLYKHEAKAVPSAFVDAKSFASEIDEEIPDFEVVASPSNVAQVEPMIKEPIVNQTSQDDHQVASAYIFPWGESWAHSSPEALPAYFGAVEKPNHDTLFRVSPKRKMPSSMEEMSLPIMSRTGLLERSPSDKYGYNRENSTSQIVAINESRDEEPFDINQASENDEVMESNEDEEIAQAKLKLIIRLWRRRSLKRRELHEQRQMAANAALSSLSLGPPIRQARDQSITATVFDINHVMKERYEKHEQSWSRLNVSDEIADALFRRNPDAKCLCWKIILCSQINNQGDRLGQRSQVMQGAADSWVFSKLMPSVKDNDDGDLLISSPGLAIWRKWLPSQSGNHVNCCLSVVKDFKFDYLNEKVDGASAVIFLVSESIPWNIQKIQLRKLLAYIPSGSKLPLLVLSGSNYEEDLDLSSIIVNELGLLDIDKSQISSFSIVFLIEDKQVEMWDGFFSDMRLREGLRWLASESPRQPDVHCVKTRDLVLTHLNPLLDVLENMRDNEVSPNHCISAFNEALDWSLGEIAAAAKSNPTNWPCPEIALLENCCDELMLMNWYLPSIGWSLAERIEPFLSAIRDCKLPNFPDTIPWLNKGANTFNEIEDLRSQLENCFVTYLTELSGMMGILLAAKEAYVMLQRNARLELHDSSYYIVPKWIMIFRRIFNWRLTSLSSGAFLSAFILRCQDVDTASRIPYELQLEGGGSSRYLIEPTLDEVIDAGCSLFMSGRYQGHAETFQPLPRTISNGDVCKDANTSDLVDNQRTSAQNDYLLGTENIDPVSNQLNTTGSTEVVFSRKVTEEADKLSKLLEQCNVVQNSIGEKLSFYF; this is encoded by the exons ATGTCTTCAGGGTTTGGAAAGAAAGCAGGACCAACCCCATCTTCATTATCCGAATCTCCTTTTGGTCCTCCTCAGCCGCCTTTTCCCCATTTCCCCCCCAG GGGTTCGGAAGCTGTGCGGTCACCGCCGATAACTTATCAAGACCCTTTTCTTGCTACCACTCCTTACCAATCAACCGGGATCCCCAG GAGGCCGGAAGCTGTTGAAAGATCACGGTCGCCTCCATCCCGTCCGACTACAACCCCTTCTTACCCATCCAGTGAGCCCTCGTTCAATCAGTTTCCTCCTTCTAGATGGGTCAATGAGCAGGGATCCTTGTTTAATGATGCTTCTGCAGTCGCATCATTTGTTGCTTCACGTAATTCTGGAACTATTGTAACTGCTAAAGGTGCTAGATTTCAGGACCTGAAGAGGGCCAGATCACCTCCTCCACATTCTATTGATGAAGGCATTGCGAGAAATCCCACTCAAAATTTCATTCCAAG CCCTTCAGATTTTCATGCTGGCAGTGGGAATCACTCAGTACCACCAAGAACAAGATCACCTCCTTTGGCTTTTGAAAGCAATAAAACAGCTAAGCATGCTAGTCGTCCTTTTGGCGAAGGCCAACA GCCTACTTTGCCTCCATCTGCATGGGATGATCAGCCCAAGTTGCCAGGAAATTACCCTGACTTACTGGCTCACCAAGACCCATCAGTGCTATCTTATGCAGGCTCTCACGATTCTATCCATGCCTCAAAGAGAACTAGGTCACCGCCTGTTTCACCAGCTACTGAAGTTCCACATAATAACAATCTTCCTGTTCAAAAGGAATATAAAAG GACTTCTATGTCTCCTCCTAGGTTAGGTAGTAGGTCAAATGCTATTTTCAGCACCTCAAATTCTCAAATTCCTCAAAGGAATTTTCCGTCTGTAAATGCTACTGTTGATGCCGCTCCCACCAAGACCACCAACTTTGCTATGTCAAAAAGAACAAGATCACCACCTTTCTCGTTAGCTGATAAAGTCTCTCTGGAAAACTCATATTCCACCCAAGATGATGCGGAAAG AGAGATACAAGCAAAGGCAAAGCGGTTAGCTCGATTCAAGGCAGAATTAAGTGATGATTTTGAAAATAGCCGAGATGCTGCTGACCAGAAGATTTCTGCAAGTGGACGTGAGCAGGCTGTTGTTGGAAGGCAAAATTTTTATGATGGTCACTCTATTGAATCAGCAGGGGATTTAAGCAACAGCAATATTTCACCAGAGTTTGATGGGTCCGAAACACCCACCATTATTGTCGGGTTATGTCCGGATATGTGTCCTG AGTCAGAAAGGgtagaaagagaaaggaaaggggATCTTGACCATTATGAGCGCTTGGATGGAGAGAGAAATCAAACCAACAAATTTCTTGCTGTTAAGAAA TATAATAGAATGGCAGAGAGGGAAGCAAACTTCATACGTCCCTTGCCAATCCTGCAGAAGACTATtgattatttaatcaatttgcTCGATCAGCCTTACAATGATAACTTTCTTGGCATGTATAACTTCTTATGGGATAGGATGCGAGCAATCCGAATGGACCTCAGGATGCAGCATATTTTTAGCCAAGAGTCTATAACTATGCTGGAGCAAATG ATAAGGCTTCATATAATTGCCATGCATGAGTTATGCAAATACAAAACAGGAGAGGGGTCAATTGAGGGATTTGATGCGCACCTTAACATTGAACAGATGAACAAAACTTCAGTTGAACTGTTTCAAATGTATGATGACCACCGGAGGAAAGGGATTAATGTGCCAACAGAAAAAGAATTTCGTGGTTATTATGCACTTCTCAAACTAGATAAGCATCCTGGATATAAA GTTGAACCTGCAGAACTCTCACTGGATCTTGCGAAGATGACACCAGAGATAAGGCAAACCCCAGAAGTGCTTTTTGCTCGTAATGTAGCAAG GGCTTGTAGAACAGGTAACTTTATTGCCTTTTTTCGGCTTGCAAGGAAAGCAAGTTACCTTCAAGCATGCTTAATGCACGCTCACTTTGCAAAG TTACGAACCCAGGCACTTGCTTCTTTGCATTCTGGTCTACAAAATAACCAAGGTCTCCCTGTTGGCCTTATTGCCAAGTGGCTTGCAATGGAG GAAGTAGAAAAACTACTGGAGTATCATGGCTTTGCCATAAGGGAATTTGAAGAACCATATATGGTGAAGGATGGCCTGTTTCTCAATGCTGACAAGGATTACCCTATCAAGTGCTCAAACCttgttcatatgaaaaaatcaaaaaggaTTGTTGATGATGTTTCACCACCTTCTCAGAGGGTACCATTGCCTGCTGAAGCAGCTAAAGAGATACAGCCTCTTATGCTCTACAAGCATGAAGCAAAGGCTGTTCCTTCTGCTTTTGTGGATGCAAAGAGTTTTGCCAgtgaaattgatgaagaaattCCTGACTTTGAAGTTGTTGCATCCCCAAGTAATGTAGCACAGGTGGAGCCAATGATCAAAGAGCCTATAGTTAACCAAACGAGTCAAGATGATCATCAGGTAGCTAGTGCCTATATCTTTCCATGGGGTGAATCCTGGGCTCATAGCTCCCCTGAAGCTTTGCCAGCTTATTTTGGAGCTGTGGAGAAGCCAAACCACGATACTCTTTTCAGAGTCTCTCCTAAGAGAAAGATGCCTTCTAGCATGGAAGAAATGTCGTTACCAATTATGTCAAGAACAGGTTTGCTAGAGAGATCCCCGAGTGATAAATATGGTTATAACCGGGAGAACTCAACTTCCCAGATTGTGGCTATTAATGAATCAAGAGATGAAGAACCTTTTGATATAAATCAAGCAAGTGAAAATGATGAGGTTATGGAAAgtaatgaagatgaagaaattgcTCAGGCAAAACTCAAGTTGATTATAAG GTTATGGAGGCGGCGATCTTTAAAGCGAAGGGAGTTGCATGAGCAAAGGCAAATGGCAGCAAATGCCGCACTAAGTTCGTTGTCATTGGGACCACCAATTCGACAGGCCAGAGAT CAATCTATCACTGCTACCGTATTTGACATCAATCATGTCATGAAAGAGAGGTACGAAAAACATGAACAATCATGGTCAAGGCTGAATGTTTCAGATGAGATCGCAGATGCTCTTTTCAGAAGAAACCCAGATGCCAAATGTCTCTGctggaaaattattttatgttctcAGATCAACAACCAAGGAGACAGACTTGGGCAGAGAAGCCAGGTTATGCAAGGGGCAGCTGACTCATGGGTGTTTTCAAAGCTCATGCCTTCTGTAAAAGATAATGATGATGGTGATCTGCTTATTTCATCTCCTGGCCTGGCAATATGGAGAAAATGGCTTCCAAGTCAATCTGGTAATCACGTAAACTGCTGCTTGTCAGTTGTTAAGGATTTTAAATTTGACTATTTGAATGAGAAAGTAGATGGAGCAAGTGCGGTTATCTTCCTTGTATCTGAAAGCATCCCATGGAATATTCAAAAAATCCAACTTCGTAAACTTCTAGCATACATCCCTTCCGGTTCCAAATTGCCCCTTCTTGTCTTAAGTGGTTCAAATTATGAAGAGGATTTGGATCTTTCTTCTATTATAGTCAATGAACTGGGCCTTCTGGACATTGACAAATCACAGATTAGtagtttttcaattgttttcctTATTGAAGACAAACAAGTGGAAATGTGGGATGGATTTTTCAGTGACATGCGATTAAGGGAAGGACTACGGTGGTTGGCAAGTGAATCACCACGACAACCTGATGTTCACTGTGTAAAAACACGGGATTTGGTTCTAACCCATTTAAATCCTTTGTTGGATGTCCTTGAAAACATGAGGGATAATGAGGTAAGTCCAAACCATTGTATCTCAGCCTTCAATGAAGCCTTGGATTGGTCTCTGGGAGAAATTGCTGCTGCTGCCAAATCAAATCCTACCAATTGGCCTTGTCCTGAGATTGCCTTGCTGGAGAATTGCTGCGATGAGCTAATGTTGATGAACTGGTACTTGCCAAGCATAGGTTGGAGCTTGGCAGAAAGAATTGAACCCTTTTTAAGTGCAATAAGGGACTGTAAACTTCCTAATTTTCCTGATACCATACCCTGGTTGAATAAAGGTGCAAATACGTTCAATGAGATTGAAGACCTGAGATCTCAACTTGAGAATTGCTTTGTGACATACCTGACTGAATTAAGTGGGATGATGGGTATTCTTTTAGCTGCAAAAGAGGCATATGTAATGCTACAAAGAAATGCTCGACTTGAGCTCCATGACTCAAGCTACTATATAGTTCCCAAGTGGATTATGATATTTAGACGGATTTTTAATTGGCGATTAACGAGTTTATCCAGTGGAGCTTTCTTGTCAGCCTTCATTTTAAGATGTCAAGATGTTGATACAGCTTCAAGAATTCCCTATGAGCTGCAGCTTGAGGGAGGGGGATCCTCACGTTATCTAATTGAACCTACCCTTGATGAAGTAATTGATGCTGGCTGCAGCCTCTTTATGTCAGGAAGGTATCAAGGACACGCAGAAACTTTTCAGCCTCTACCAAGGACAATTTCAAATGGTGATGTTTGCAAGGACGCTAACACGAGTGACTTGGTGGATAACCAAAGAACTTCAGCACAAAATGACTATTTGTTGGGGACAGAGAACATTGATCCTGTAAGTAATCAATTAAACACTACTGGTAGTACTGAGGTTGTGTTTTCCAGGAAAGTAACCGAAGAAGCTGACAAATTAAGCAAGTTGTTGGAGCAGTGTAACGTAGTGCAAAACTCAATAGGTGAGAagctttccttttatttctga